The following are encoded in a window of Providencia rettgeri genomic DNA:
- the ghrA gene encoding glyoxylate/hydroxypyruvate reductase GhrA, producing the protein MNILFYHPFFNSAQWIEGMRARLPQANIRQWEKGDNQHADYAMVWLPPYECLAGRKDLKGIFALGAGVDAILKQEQDAPGTLPAGVPVMRLEDTGMAIQMEEYACAKVLAYFRRMDEYRQLQSQRQWKQLPAYQHDEFVIGVMGAGALGQAVAKRLVSFGFHVRTWSRSAKQFPNIKSYYGNDQLSAFLSGTRVVINLLPSTPETVGILNQSLFSQLQQGAYVINLARGAHLIEQDLLSALDTGQVAGAALDVFASEPLSQMHPFWTHPRISITPHVAAFTQPKEAMDMIVSNIRRIEAGEAPVGVVDMERGY; encoded by the coding sequence ATGAATATTTTATTTTACCACCCATTCTTTAATTCAGCACAATGGATTGAAGGTATGCGTGCTAGATTACCACAAGCGAATATTCGCCAATGGGAAAAAGGGGATAACCAACATGCCGATTATGCGATGGTGTGGCTGCCACCCTATGAATGTCTTGCTGGGCGTAAGGATCTGAAAGGCATTTTTGCGTTAGGTGCGGGTGTGGATGCAATCTTAAAACAAGAACAAGATGCGCCGGGGACTTTGCCCGCAGGTGTACCGGTTATGCGCCTTGAAGATACCGGTATGGCTATTCAAATGGAAGAATATGCCTGTGCAAAAGTCTTGGCATACTTTCGCCGTATGGATGAATATCGCCAATTACAATCACAGCGCCAATGGAAGCAACTTCCTGCATATCAACACGATGAGTTTGTGATTGGTGTGATGGGGGCAGGGGCTTTGGGGCAAGCTGTTGCGAAACGCTTAGTAAGCTTTGGTTTTCATGTAAGAACGTGGAGCCGTTCTGCAAAACAGTTCCCTAATATTAAAAGCTATTATGGTAACGACCAACTTTCAGCGTTTCTTTCGGGGACTCGTGTGGTGATTAACTTATTACCAAGCACACCAGAAACGGTTGGGATTTTAAATCAGTCGCTATTTAGCCAATTGCAGCAAGGGGCTTATGTGATTAACTTAGCCCGCGGTGCACATTTAATTGAGCAAGATTTACTTTCTGCATTGGATACTGGGCAGGTTGCAGGGGCGGCATTAGATGTATTTGCCAGTGAGCCTCTATCCCAAATGCACCCATTCTGGACGCATCCTCGTATTTCGATTACACCCCATGTGGCCGCATTCACTCAACCTAAAGAAGCCATGGACATGATTGTCAGTAATATCAGGCGTATCGAAGCTGGTGAGGCACCTGTTGGTGTCGTTGATATGGAACGTGGTTATTAA
- a CDS encoding alanine/glycine:cation symporter family protein, translating into MEAIVNTIVGYIWGNALVFLSLGVGLYFTLATRGVQFRYLIKMICLLKENKASKEGISSFQAFCLALSGRVGVGNIAGVATAIAAGGPGAIFWMVVMGLLGGASAFIESTLAQIYKQRSDDQYRGGSPYYIEKGLKLKPFAIIVAAVICLSYGVLVPGIQANTIADSFQASFNLPPLITGAIVTVLMAWLIFGGVKRIASAADKIVPLMAIAYLVMMVIILTSHYEKVPAMFNLIFQSALGMDAVFGGIVGTAVSWGVRRAVFSNVAGAGEATFSSAAAEVSHPVKQGLIQAFSIYIDTVVVCTASGLMILVTNMYNVFPDGSATALVEYIPGVAAGTAWTQMAVSTVFTSAGSGFVSIAVFLFAFTTLMAYYYIAETTIVYLDRKLAYPVLKLILKFVFLIIVFMGSVQSVSLMWSLGDIGFGSMSYLNLIAIVFLSKPALRALRDYERQEKLGVDPVFNPTVAGVENAELWEDISREYHEQGIGIKQKSNQNKRKLQIKEEEN; encoded by the coding sequence ATGGAAGCCATCGTTAATACTATCGTTGGTTACATCTGGGGTAACGCACTGGTGTTCTTATCACTGGGGGTGGGACTCTACTTCACTTTAGCGACACGCGGCGTACAGTTTCGCTACCTCATTAAAATGATTTGTTTATTAAAGGAAAATAAAGCATCCAAAGAGGGGATTTCATCCTTTCAAGCCTTTTGCCTAGCATTATCAGGTCGTGTTGGAGTAGGTAATATTGCTGGTGTAGCAACGGCGATTGCAGCGGGAGGCCCAGGCGCTATTTTTTGGATGGTGGTGATGGGACTATTAGGTGGCGCAAGTGCATTTATTGAGTCCACGCTTGCCCAAATTTATAAACAGCGTTCAGATGATCAGTATCGCGGCGGTTCTCCTTATTATATTGAAAAAGGGTTAAAGCTTAAGCCATTTGCCATTATTGTTGCGGCGGTAATTTGCTTATCTTACGGTGTATTAGTACCCGGTATTCAGGCAAATACCATTGCTGATTCTTTCCAAGCTTCGTTTAACCTTCCTCCATTGATAACCGGGGCAATTGTTACGGTATTAATGGCATGGTTAATCTTTGGTGGCGTAAAACGTATCGCGAGTGCGGCGGATAAAATCGTTCCTTTAATGGCGATAGCCTATTTAGTGATGATGGTGATTATTTTGACTAGCCACTATGAAAAAGTACCAGCAATGTTTAATTTAATTTTCCAAAGTGCATTGGGCATGGATGCAGTGTTTGGGGGGATTGTAGGGACTGCCGTATCTTGGGGAGTTCGTCGTGCGGTATTTTCCAATGTTGCGGGAGCGGGGGAAGCGACGTTTAGCTCGGCGGCCGCAGAGGTGAGCCATCCCGTTAAACAAGGACTTATTCAAGCATTCTCAATTTATATTGATACCGTCGTGGTTTGCACGGCATCAGGTTTAATGATCCTTGTCACTAATATGTACAATGTCTTCCCCGATGGTTCAGCGACAGCGCTAGTGGAATATATACCAGGAGTTGCTGCGGGAACGGCATGGACACAAATGGCCGTTTCGACAGTGTTTACTTCCGCAGGTTCAGGGTTTGTGTCGATAGCGGTATTTTTGTTCGCATTCACCACATTGATGGCTTATTACTATATCGCTGAAACCACAATTGTTTACCTTGACCGCAAGCTGGCATATCCCGTATTAAAGCTGATACTTAAATTTGTGTTCTTGATTATTGTTTTTATGGGAAGCGTGCAATCAGTAAGTTTGATGTGGAGCTTAGGTGATATTGGGTTTGGCAGTATGAGTTACCTAAATTTAATTGCGATAGTTTTTCTCTCTAAACCTGCACTCAGAGCACTACGAGATTATGAAAGACAGGAAAAACTAGGCGTTGACCCTGTGTTTAACCCAACAGTTGCTGGAGTAGAAAATGCAGAATTATGGGAGGACATTAGCCGTGAATATCACGAACAAGGCATTGGTATTAAGCAAAAGAGTAATCAAAATAAAAGAAAATTACAGATAAAAGAAGAGGAAAATTAG
- a CDS encoding aldehyde dehydrogenase has protein sequence MGLNQQQVFELAKQGKLWAGHLIDGVNANQSKLENRTPIDNSIIGYIADGEATDIDAAVKVARDTFKNGSWSALSPQERKGIMLKWADLIAEHSEELAALDCIDAGKPITECLNTDMPATLETFYWYAEAIDKLFGKIAPTSQQELGLIVREPIGVVGAVLPWNFPAQMFAWKVAPALAIGNSVIVKPAEQTSLSAYRMVELAYEAGVPKGALSLVCGLGEKVGEALGRHPDVDIVSFTGSTEVGRLFLTYSAQSNLKEIVLECGGKSPQVVFEDANLDSAVPHIMAAAFWNMSENCSCGSRLIVHESIKETLLAKLAVAAKEWKIGDPRRSDVSIGPMVEKAHFDKVKAFLDITKQEGGKLVTGGQIHHEIGSGWYIEPTIFDNVTPDMALFKHEVFGPILAVTSFKTEEEAIALANATQYGLAASFYSQNVHRAMRVARQINAGTVSVNGFSEGNITTPFGGFRQSGFGGKDNGLEAFEQYCQTKVIWFVHQ, from the coding sequence ATGGGACTAAATCAACAGCAGGTATTTGAGCTCGCTAAGCAAGGGAAATTGTGGGCAGGCCATTTAATCGATGGAGTGAATGCTAATCAGTCTAAATTAGAAAATCGCACACCGATTGACAATAGTATCATTGGGTATATTGCAGACGGTGAAGCAACGGATATTGATGCGGCGGTGAAGGTGGCGCGCGATACCTTTAAGAATGGCTCGTGGAGTGCACTATCGCCTCAAGAGCGTAAAGGGATAATGCTCAAATGGGCGGATTTAATTGCCGAACACAGTGAAGAACTCGCCGCACTTGATTGTATTGATGCGGGAAAGCCAATCACCGAATGTCTCAATACCGATATGCCTGCGACCCTTGAGACTTTTTATTGGTATGCCGAAGCGATTGATAAACTCTTTGGCAAAATCGCACCTACAAGCCAGCAAGAATTAGGGCTAATTGTTAGGGAGCCCATTGGTGTTGTTGGCGCTGTTCTTCCATGGAACTTCCCTGCACAAATGTTTGCATGGAAAGTTGCTCCCGCCCTTGCTATTGGTAATTCCGTGATTGTTAAACCCGCGGAACAAACGTCACTCAGCGCTTACAGAATGGTTGAATTGGCATATGAGGCGGGTGTACCAAAGGGAGCATTAAGTTTAGTTTGTGGATTAGGCGAAAAAGTTGGTGAAGCGCTTGGGCGCCACCCTGATGTGGATATCGTGTCGTTCACTGGCTCAACGGAGGTAGGGCGTTTATTTCTAACCTATTCTGCACAAAGTAATTTAAAAGAGATTGTTCTCGAATGTGGGGGGAAAAGCCCACAGGTTGTATTTGAAGATGCCAATCTTGATAGTGCAGTTCCTCATATTATGGCTGCAGCTTTTTGGAATATGAGTGAAAACTGTAGCTGTGGTTCTCGCTTAATTGTGCATGAAAGTATTAAAGAAACATTATTGGCTAAGCTGGCGGTTGCCGCAAAAGAGTGGAAAATCGGTGATCCGAGACGATCGGATGTGTCAATTGGGCCAATGGTCGAAAAAGCGCATTTTGATAAAGTGAAAGCATTTTTAGATATCACAAAGCAAGAGGGAGGGAAGCTTGTTACTGGTGGTCAAATTCATCACGAAATTGGTTCTGGATGGTACATCGAACCAACTATTTTCGATAATGTGACGCCGGATATGGCACTGTTTAAACATGAAGTCTTTGGGCCTATTTTAGCGGTAACATCATTTAAAACCGAAGAGGAAGCAATCGCATTAGCAAATGCGACACAGTATGGTTTGGCTGCCTCATTTTATAGCCAAAACGTACACCGAGCCATGCGTGTTGCTCGCCAAATTAACGCGGGAACAGTGTCAGTTAACGGTTTTAGTGAAGGCAATATCACTACACCATTTGGTGGTTTTCGCCAATCTGGTTTTGGCGGCAAAGACAATGGGTTAGAGGCTTTTGAACAGTATTGCCAAACAAAAGTTATTTGGTTTGTTCATCAATAA
- the dapA gene encoding 4-hydroxy-tetrahydrodipicolinate synthase produces MNFHGILVPLVTPFHCDYSLNISALADLAEQLINRGVTGLVVCGTTGEYYALNEDERKTVLATVSKIAKGRVTLIAGINDLSTEGAIARAKQAKELGYEGLMLSPPPYSLPDQQGVYGHYKKVAEATTLPIIMYNFPARIGIEIEYETVVKLAEIDNIVAIKESSGDFSRALRLLQTPFNNFEVICGCDDQPVDFFFWGAKSWIAGAGNVFPAEQVAIYKASQTGDWQEAKKIMNEIYPAIYSMESGDYNQKAKAGCLNGTFNAGPVRLPLTNLATEAREQFIKLIKR; encoded by the coding sequence ATGAATTTTCATGGCATTCTTGTTCCATTAGTGACACCTTTTCACTGTGATTACTCATTAAATATCAGTGCATTAGCTGACTTGGCAGAGCAACTTATTAACCGAGGTGTCACAGGGTTAGTGGTTTGCGGCACCACAGGGGAATATTACGCGTTAAATGAAGATGAGCGCAAAACGGTTTTAGCAACGGTAAGCAAAATAGCGAAGGGGCGCGTAACCTTGATAGCAGGTATTAATGATTTATCAACAGAAGGTGCGATTGCCCGCGCAAAACAAGCAAAAGAGCTTGGATATGAAGGTTTAATGCTATCACCTCCACCGTATAGTTTGCCTGATCAGCAAGGGGTATATGGCCATTATAAGAAAGTGGCAGAGGCGACGACACTCCCGATCATTATGTATAACTTCCCAGCGCGTATTGGTATCGAAATTGAATATGAAACGGTCGTTAAGCTGGCTGAAATCGATAATATCGTCGCAATCAAAGAAAGCAGTGGGGATTTTAGCCGTGCATTACGTCTATTACAGACACCGTTTAATAACTTTGAAGTGATTTGCGGCTGTGATGACCAACCAGTTGATTTCTTTTTTTGGGGTGCAAAAAGTTGGATAGCAGGCGCAGGGAATGTGTTCCCAGCAGAGCAAGTCGCTATTTACAAAGCTTCGCAAACAGGGGATTGGCAAGAAGCGAAGAAAATAATGAATGAAATATACCCAGCAATTTATTCCATGGAATCCGGTGATTATAACCAAAAAGCGAAAGCAGGTTGTTTAAATGGCACGTTTAACGCAGGCCCTGTGCGTTTGCCATTAACGAACTTAGCAACTGAAGCTAGAGAACAATTTATTAAATTAATCAAACGGTAA
- a CDS encoding NAD(P)/FAD-dependent oxidoreductase, which yields MKHQYSVIVVGGGIIGLSIALTIQANGTDVLLIDKNEIGSGASLGNAGHIATEQVFPIADPSVLKSIPKMLLDPLGPLRLDWRYLLPLTPWMLKLLANMRHKPFTHIHHTLMRLNSAAFDSWQTFIQKWQLNDLVKIQGSLLVAEKKETLEKLHLHGEYLQNIGVHNSVLNQSALLNREPALATNQLGGLFFPKTGHVVDLSELHTKLTRSFVELGGNTLTHCEVTAISSTSNKEATVTTTQGKFTAQKVVIAAGAFSKSLVKMVSRINVPLETERGYHLMLPQEQGRLSIPVSSMDRRFIMTPMAGGLRLAGTIEYAGLKRPANMQRARHFLPLATPMLKEPLNDAQSTQWMGFRPSTSDSLPVIDNKGPYIFAFGHQHLGVTQAAITAEIVNCFIHEQPMTIDCPPFSIKRFV from the coding sequence ATGAAGCATCAATATTCAGTCATTGTTGTTGGCGGCGGAATTATCGGTTTAAGTATAGCGCTTACCATACAAGCGAATGGCACCGATGTTTTACTGATTGATAAAAATGAAATTGGTTCAGGGGCATCTTTGGGTAATGCGGGTCATATTGCGACAGAGCAAGTTTTCCCCATTGCAGATCCTTCTGTTTTAAAATCAATCCCGAAAATGCTTCTCGACCCACTCGGTCCATTACGTTTGGATTGGCGTTATTTATTACCGCTAACACCTTGGATGTTAAAGCTATTAGCTAACATGAGACATAAGCCGTTTACTCACATCCACCACACCTTAATGAGATTAAATAGTGCCGCTTTTGATTCGTGGCAAACGTTTATTCAAAAATGGCAACTCAATGATCTGGTTAAAATACAAGGTTCATTGTTAGTGGCTGAAAAAAAGGAAACGTTAGAAAAGCTTCATCTGCATGGCGAGTATTTGCAAAACATTGGCGTGCATAATTCGGTTCTCAATCAATCAGCGTTACTTAACCGCGAGCCCGCACTCGCAACTAATCAACTTGGAGGGTTATTTTTCCCAAAAACTGGACACGTTGTTGATTTAAGTGAGTTACATACAAAGCTCACACGATCATTTGTTGAATTAGGTGGAAATACACTCACCCACTGTGAAGTCACCGCGATATCTTCTACATCGAATAAAGAAGCCACAGTTACAACAACACAAGGCAAATTTACTGCACAAAAAGTGGTTATTGCAGCTGGCGCATTTTCCAAATCATTAGTCAAAATGGTTAGCCGCATAAATGTGCCGCTCGAAACGGAACGGGGCTACCATTTAATGCTACCGCAAGAGCAAGGGCGTTTGAGTATCCCTGTATCCAGTATGGATAGGCGCTTCATTATGACGCCAATGGCAGGCGGTTTGCGCTTAGCGGGTACCATTGAATATGCAGGGTTAAAGCGCCCAGCCAATATGCAGCGAGCACGCCATTTTTTACCACTTGCTACGCCTATGCTAAAGGAACCATTAAATGATGCGCAATCAACACAATGGATGGGTTTTCGACCATCTACATCCGACTCATTGCCAGTCATCGACAATAAAGGTCCTTATATTTTTGCATTTGGGCACCAACACTTAGGGGTAACACAGGCAGCAATTACGGCAGAGATTGTTAATTGCTTTATTCATGAGCAGCCGATGACTATCGATTGCCCCCCTTTTTCCATTAAGCGATTTGTTTAA
- a CDS encoding 4-hydroxyproline epimerase, whose amino-acid sequence MQSEYSKIEVIDSHTAGEPTRLVIDGFPHLGDGSMAERLAILRDRHDEWRRTTILEPRGNDILVGALLCKPQNPKATAGVLFFNNEGYLGMCGHGTIGLVASLHFLGNISYGKHLIETPVGDVMAELHNDGSVSIQNVYSYRYRKAVQVNVPGIGTIIGDIAWGGNWFFLVENSPVSIDVKHVKSLTEMCLKIKQALIDQNIFGENGQEIDHIELFGSHPTADSQSFVLCPGGAYDRSPCGTGTSAKLACLAADKKLVAGEIWHQVSVIGSQFQASFQQADGGGIIPTIRGNAYISGRNTLLIDKYDPFRFGISVA is encoded by the coding sequence ATGCAATCTGAATATTCAAAAATTGAAGTAATTGATTCCCATACGGCAGGGGAGCCAACACGCTTAGTGATTGATGGATTTCCGCATTTAGGTGACGGAAGTATGGCTGAGCGCTTGGCAATACTGCGTGATAGGCATGATGAATGGCGTAGAACGACAATCCTTGAACCGCGTGGTAATGACATCTTAGTTGGTGCTCTTTTGTGTAAACCACAAAACCCAAAGGCAACTGCGGGGGTGTTGTTTTTTAATAATGAAGGCTACCTTGGGATGTGTGGGCACGGGACGATAGGATTAGTCGCTTCTTTGCATTTTCTTGGCAACATTTCATACGGAAAGCACCTAATTGAAACTCCTGTTGGGGATGTCATGGCAGAACTGCACAACGATGGCAGTGTGAGTATCCAAAATGTGTATTCATATCGTTATCGTAAGGCTGTGCAAGTGAATGTGCCGGGCATCGGTACTATCATCGGTGACATCGCGTGGGGGGGGAATTGGTTTTTTCTTGTAGAAAACTCACCAGTTTCGATTGATGTTAAACACGTTAAATCGTTAACAGAAATGTGTTTAAAAATCAAACAAGCCCTTATTGACCAAAATATTTTCGGTGAAAACGGGCAAGAAATTGACCATATTGAATTATTTGGCTCACATCCGACAGCAGACAGTCAAAGCTTTGTGTTATGTCCTGGCGGTGCTTATGATCGCTCGCCTTGTGGCACAGGTACCAGTGCTAAATTAGCCTGTTTAGCCGCAGATAAAAAACTCGTCGCAGGGGAAATTTGGCATCAGGTCAGTGTGATTGGTAGTCAGTTTCAAGCCAGTTTCCAGCAAGCGGATGGAGGCGGAATAATCCCTACAATCCGAGGAAATGCCTACATTAGTGGGCGAAATACATTGCTGATTGATAAGTATGACCCATTTCGTTTCGGTATTTCGGTAGCGTAA
- a CDS encoding helix-turn-helix domain-containing protein, whose translation MINLNKLLLISQENMLFPVDNIDVLLNHLGLVMPLINTLPNVTFFVKDHNARYLLANDNLAIRCKKSGVNEVIGKSAEELFHTELGQSYSSQDYLVMEKKISVINKLELHLYKAGLLGWCLTTKVPIFNTRNQVIGVAGISVDLQDIKSVSPKLNNQLSLVERYISEHFNTAIKITELANISGLSLSQLNRQFKAIFLITPQQYIQKKRLEHAIELLEDDFSITDISIKCAYTDHSAFCRKFKEMTTMTPSQFKRMRSTLDKQKIMM comes from the coding sequence ATGATTAATTTAAATAAGTTATTATTAATCAGTCAGGAAAATATGCTTTTCCCTGTTGATAACATTGATGTTTTACTTAATCATCTCGGTTTAGTCATGCCTCTAATTAATACACTCCCCAATGTGACTTTTTTTGTGAAAGACCATAATGCACGCTATTTGCTTGCTAATGATAATTTGGCGATTCGATGCAAAAAGAGTGGTGTTAATGAAGTGATTGGTAAAAGTGCAGAAGAGTTATTCCATACTGAATTAGGGCAAAGCTATAGCTCACAAGACTATCTGGTCATGGAAAAGAAAATCAGTGTAATTAATAAACTTGAACTGCATCTCTATAAAGCAGGTTTGCTCGGCTGGTGTTTAACCACGAAAGTGCCGATATTTAACACACGTAATCAAGTAATTGGGGTAGCCGGAATATCGGTAGACTTACAAGATATTAAATCAGTGAGTCCAAAACTTAATAATCAACTTAGCCTTGTCGAACGCTATATCAGTGAGCACTTTAATACTGCAATTAAAATAACCGAGCTTGCTAATATTTCAGGGCTTTCACTCTCACAATTAAATCGTCAATTTAAAGCGATCTTTTTAATTACTCCTCAGCAATATATTCAAAAAAAACGCCTCGAACATGCTATTGAGTTATTGGAAGATGACTTTTCAATTACCGATATTTCAATAAAATGCGCTTACACCGATCACAGTGCTTTTTGTCGTAAATTTAAAGAAATGACCACCATGACACCCAGTCAGTTTAAACGTATGCGTTCGACGCTTGATAAGCAAAAAATAATGATGTGA
- a CDS encoding CDP-alcohol phosphatidyltransferase family protein, whose protein sequence is MTIYDLKPKFQDLLRPIVGKLFDAGITANQVTLAALLLSVIVGLVLFFFPNPHLFILLPFVLFIRMALNAIDGMLAREYQQKSHLGAILNELGDVVSDVALYLPFAIIFPHSIWLILLILLLSVLTEFIGVTAQGIGASRRYDGPIGKSDRAFIFGALGLFIAIFPQLQFAGWINYLFVLLSLLLLYTCYNRIHRALDELRTSSDNN, encoded by the coding sequence ATGACCATTTATGATCTGAAACCGAAATTTCAAGATCTGCTTCGCCCAATAGTCGGTAAATTATTTGATGCAGGGATCACCGCAAACCAAGTGACCTTGGCGGCATTATTGCTATCCGTTATTGTCGGATTAGTTTTGTTTTTCTTCCCAAACCCACATCTGTTTATTTTGCTCCCTTTTGTGTTGTTTATCCGTATGGCGCTTAATGCTATTGATGGCATGTTAGCGCGGGAATACCAGCAAAAAAGCCACCTAGGAGCAATACTTAATGAGCTTGGTGATGTCGTTTCTGATGTCGCGCTATATCTCCCGTTCGCCATTATTTTTCCCCACTCAATTTGGTTAATCCTACTTATTTTACTGCTCTCAGTATTGACTGAGTTTATTGGTGTCACCGCTCAAGGAATTGGTGCATCTCGGCGCTACGACGGCCCTATTGGCAAAAGTGACCGCGCTTTTATTTTTGGCGCTCTTGGGCTGTTTATCGCGATTTTTCCTCAGCTACAGTTTGCAGGCTGGATAAATTATCTGTTTGTTCTTCTTTCGTTGTTGTTATTGTATACCTGCTATAACCGTATCCATCGTGCATTGGATGAGCTTCGCACGTCTTCGGATAATAATTAA
- a CDS encoding bifunctional alpha/beta hydrolase/class I SAM-dependent methyltransferase encodes MNAQTDYLTQRPMLGSQFTTSDQTPLFYRHWPTETPTDKAIILFHRGHEHSGRVAHLVDELNLPDYAMFAWDARGHGRNEGPRGYSPSLGTSIHDVDEFVRYVSTQYQIPLENIIVIGQSVGAVLVSAWVHDYAPKIRGMVLASPAFKVKLYVPFARSGLALMQKMRGLFYVNSYVKAKFLTHDEQRIHSFNHDPLITRPIAVNILLELYKTADRVVADAGAITLPTQLFISGSDHVVHHRPQHQFFERLNTPIKEKHVLPGFYHDTLGEKERHIPIEKIRDFIGKLFSLPVYQHDYQYEDTWSTSAENYRKLATPLPKWCPKNLAFKIMSKSMSTLGKASEGIRIGYDKGFDSGSTLDYVYRDKAEGKGLFGRIIDRQYLNSIGWQGIRQRKVNIENTLRQAIRELTDNNIPVRIMDIAAGQGRYIFDAINDYGKVESVLLRDYSPVNVEQGRLHIKERFLEDKIHFVEGNAFDADDLASVTPAPTLGIVSGLYELFPSNQLIKASLDGLSRAIPSGGLLIYTCQPWHPQVEMIARVLPSHQGGQAWVMRCRSQGEMDALVDEAGFEKLNQSIDNWGIFSVSIARRR; translated from the coding sequence ATGAACGCTCAGACAGACTATCTGACGCAACGTCCTATGTTAGGATCGCAATTTACCACCAGCGATCAAACTCCACTGTTTTATCGCCATTGGCCAACCGAAACGCCAACAGATAAAGCCATCATTCTATTCCATCGAGGTCATGAGCACTCAGGGCGTGTAGCCCACCTCGTTGATGAATTAAATCTCCCTGACTACGCTATGTTTGCGTGGGATGCTCGAGGTCATGGACGCAATGAAGGCCCAAGAGGTTATAGCCCATCCCTTGGCACATCAATTCATGATGTTGATGAATTTGTTCGATATGTATCAACGCAATACCAAATTCCCTTAGAGAATATCATTGTTATTGGGCAAAGCGTGGGGGCAGTGTTGGTATCTGCCTGGGTACATGACTATGCGCCCAAAATTCGCGGGATGGTGCTTGCTTCGCCGGCTTTTAAAGTCAAGCTGTATGTTCCCTTTGCTCGCTCAGGTTTAGCTCTTATGCAAAAAATGCGTGGGCTGTTTTATGTAAATTCCTATGTAAAAGCGAAATTCCTCACCCATGATGAACAACGTATTCATTCATTTAACCACGACCCATTAATCACTCGCCCTATTGCCGTCAATATTCTACTTGAATTATATAAAACGGCAGATAGAGTCGTCGCTGATGCAGGTGCGATAACCCTACCTACCCAATTATTTATATCAGGAAGTGACCATGTCGTTCACCACCGCCCACAGCATCAGTTTTTTGAGCGATTAAATACCCCCATTAAGGAAAAGCACGTCTTACCCGGGTTTTATCACGATACTTTAGGTGAAAAAGAACGTCATATTCCTATCGAAAAAATACGTGATTTTATTGGTAAATTGTTTAGCCTCCCTGTCTATCAACACGATTATCAATATGAAGATACGTGGAGCACTAGTGCAGAAAATTATCGTAAACTCGCTACCCCACTCCCAAAATGGTGTCCCAAAAATCTTGCCTTTAAGATTATGAGCAAATCAATGAGTACCTTAGGTAAAGCCTCTGAAGGTATTCGTATCGGTTATGATAAAGGCTTTGATTCTGGTTCGACATTAGATTATGTCTACCGTGATAAAGCCGAGGGCAAAGGCCTATTCGGTCGTATAATTGACAGGCAATACCTCAACAGTATTGGCTGGCAAGGGATCCGCCAGCGTAAAGTCAATATTGAAAATACCTTACGCCAAGCCATTCGCGAGTTAACCGATAACAATATACCCGTGAGAATTATGGATATTGCTGCTGGTCAAGGTCGCTATATCTTTGATGCAATTAACGATTATGGTAAAGTTGAATCTGTTCTGCTACGCGATTACAGCCCTGTTAATGTGGAGCAAGGCCGTTTACACATTAAAGAACGCTTCCTTGAAGATAAAATCCATTTTGTAGAAGGGAATGCCTTCGATGCCGATGATTTAGCTTCAGTGACGCCAGCCCCTACTTTAGGTATCGTAAGCGGTTTGTACGAATTATTTCCTAGCAACCAATTGATTAAAGCTTCGTTAGATGGGTTATCCCGTGCGATCCCATCCGGCGGGTTGCTTATTTATACTTGCCAGCCATGGCACCCGCAAGTGGAAATGATCGCCCGTGTGTTACCAAGTCACCAAGGGGGCCAAGCGTGGGTGATGCGTTGTCGTAGCCAAGGTGAAATGGATGCGTTAGTCGATGAAGCTGGTTTCGAAAAATTAAACCAATCGATTGATAACTGGGGGATCTTCAGTGTATCAATAGCGAGACGCCGTTAA